From the genome of Desulforegula conservatrix Mb1Pa, one region includes:
- a CDS encoding type II toxin-antitoxin system TacA family antitoxin, with protein sequence MPAIKTTERLTARVPENVYSTIAQAAELMGATINQFLVQAALEKASSIIEKEHTINLTMKSADVFFEAVSNPPEPNSNLLKAINIYKERIEN encoded by the coding sequence ATGCCAGCGATAAAAACAACAGAACGCCTTACTGCAAGAGTTCCTGAAAATGTCTATTCAACCATTGCCCAGGCTGCTGAACTTATGGGAGCTACGATCAACCAGTTTTTGGTGCAGGCTGCTCTTGAGAAGGCAAGCTCCATAATAGAAAAAGAGCATACAATTAATCTTACCATGAAATCAGCAGATGTTTTTTTTGAAGCGGTTTCTAATCCACCTGAACCGAATTCTAATCTTCTCAAGGCTATCAATATATATAAAGAGCGGATAGAAAACTGA
- a CDS encoding HipA domain-containing protein yields the protein MVIKLKYESDGEPGIQDIMNVLLGSSDALADRRLFMKTQILFWLLGAIDGHAKNFSIFLMSGGIFKLTPFYDVMSAYPLIAKKQIDSQKMRMAMSVKGKSRHYNWERILYRHWMSTSKLCGFPENEMKSVIDELTDEMTGVLDKVRAELPGSFPADVAESVFTGMEKTKDRLVRSC from the coding sequence GTGGTAATCAAATTAAAATATGAAAGTGATGGAGAACCAGGAATTCAGGATATAATGAATGTTCTTCTTGGATCATCAGATGCTCTTGCAGACAGAAGGCTTTTTATGAAAACCCAGATTCTTTTCTGGCTTCTTGGAGCGATAGACGGACATGCAAAGAATTTTAGCATTTTTCTTATGTCTGGGGGAATCTTCAAATTGACTCCGTTTTATGATGTCATGTCTGCCTATCCGCTTATTGCCAAAAAGCAGATTGACTCTCAGAAAATGAGGATGGCTATGTCGGTAAAAGGGAAAAGCAGGCATTACAACTGGGAAAGAATTCTTTACCGTCATTGGATGTCAACCTCAAAGCTATGCGGATTCCCGGAAAATGAAATGAAATCTGTAATTGATGAACTTACAGATGAGATGACTGGTGTTTTGGATAAAGTCCGTGCTGAATTGCCTGGGTCATTTCCAGCTGATGTTGCAGAGTCAGTTTTCACCGGCATGGAAAAAACAAAAGATCGTCTCGTCAGGTCATGTTAG
- a CDS encoding transposase, protein IILGNLKNALKGTYHAINRKHVPRYLAEFQYRFNRRYDLPSMIHRLIYVALRTPPMPSTMLSMAEAEW, encoded by the coding sequence TATAATACTTGGTAACTTAAAAAATGCGCTCAAAGGTACTTATCATGCAATTAATCGCAAGCATGTTCCACGCTACCTGGCAGAATTTCAGTACAGATTCAATCGCCGATATGATCTGCCGTCCATGATTCACAGACTTATTTATGTTGCTCTTAGGACTCCGCCCATGCCATCAACCATGCTTTCTATGGCTGAAGCAGAGTGGTAA